The following proteins come from a genomic window of Trifolium pratense cultivar HEN17-A07 linkage group LG4, ARS_RC_1.1, whole genome shotgun sequence:
- the LOC123924120 gene encoding LOB domain-containing protein 21: MKGYEPRSSSSCAACKFLKRRCIPNCIFAPYFRADECKKFAKVHKVFGASNVSKILIEVPEEQREETVNSLAYEADARLRDPVYGCIGAIALLQRKMIELQHDLAIAKDRLARCAAAAAATHSSSSFSNDMSNSNVSLPPFPEFYSCSDFNDNFSHSSSSQSFSRNETGDDFLQIPYIF; this comes from the coding sequence ATGAAGGGCTATGAACCAAGGTCAAGTTCCTCTTGTGCAGCCTGCAAATTTCTCAAAAGAAGATGCATACCAAATTGTATATTTGCACCATACTTTCGTGCCGACGAGTGCAAGAAATTCGCGAAAGTCCACAAAGTATTTGGAGCAAGCAATGTAAGCAAGATCCTCATTGAAGTGCCAGAGGAACAAAGGGAAGAAACTGTGAATTCTTTGGCTTATGAAGCTGATGCAAGGCTTAGAGATCCTGTTTATGGATGCATAGGTGCTATAGCACTTTTGCAAAGGAAAATGATTGAACTTCAACATGATCTTGCCATTGCTAAAGATCGTCTAGCTCGTTGTGCAGCCGCTGCTGCTGCTACTCattcctcttcttctttttctaatGATATGTCGAATTCGAATGTTAGTTTGCCACCTTTTCCTGAGTTTTACAGTTGCAGTGATTTTAATGATAACTTTAGCCACAGTTCTTCATCTCAATCGTTTAGTCGAAATGAAACAGGTGATGATTTCCTTCAAATCCCTTATATATTTTGA